Sequence from the Immundisolibacter sp. genome:
AAGAGCCCACAGATTGTCTTCGACGATGCCTCTTTCGAAGACGCGCTGCGCGGGTGTGCGCTCGGCCTGTTCGCCAACCAGGGCCAGGTCTGTGCAGCCGGCTCGCGCATCCTGGTCCACCGCAGCATCGCAGACCGCTTCGGCGCAGCACTTGCCGATGCCGCGCAGGCAGTCAACGTGGGCGACCCTCGCCAGCCCGGTATACAGATGGGACCGGTGGCCAAGAAAGCGCAATTCGATCGCGTTAACCGCTACATCCAACTGGGTATCGACCAAGGCGCCTCGCTGCTGGCCGGCGGTGTATCGACGCCTGAACGGGGCTGGTTTGTCCGGCCGACAATCTTCACCAACGCCAACAACACCATGGCGATTGCCCAAGACGAAATCTTCGGGCCCGTCGGCACGCTGATCATGTTCGACAGCGAAGAGGAAGCTATCGCACTGGCCAACGACTCCTCCTACGGCCTGGCGGCCACGGTCTGGACGACCGACCTGGTGCGAGCGCACCGCGTAGCCGCTGCGGTGAAGGCCGGTGCCGTGGGTATCAACTGCTGGAGCCCGCTGGACGCCAACCTGCCCTGGGGTGGCGTAAAGACCAGCGGTATCGGCCGTGAAGGTGGGTTTGCCGGCGCGGTGGCCTACACCGAGGAGAAAGTCATCACCGTGCTGCTGCCTACCTGAGCACGATCCCTGTCCTGACCGGACCACCCTTCGGGCCCTGTGCCGTAGAGGGTGACCGTTCAAAAAAGCATTTTTGATGCCGTTGATAATCAATGGAGCGACTACGATGAACCCGATAAATCAACAAAAAACCGATCGGTATCCGACGTCCCTGCGAATGTTGCACTGGGTACGCGCTGTGCTCATCGCAGGCCTCCTCTGGGCAGGCTGGCATATGACCGGTCTGGATGACGAAGTGGCGAGCAAGTACGAGCTCTATTACCCGTGGCACAAATGCTTTGGGCTATTGGTATTTCTGGTTGTCCTGACTCAGATCGCCCTGCGTTTTCGGACCCCCGGGCTTCCGCAGCCACTGGAAACGCTGGCGAGCCATGAACGATTCCTGTCAAGACTTACGCAGCGCGTCATGTATGCGCTCGTCGTGATCGTACCCTTGATGGGGTACTCAATGTCGAGCACCTACACGATGAGTGACGGGGTGTTCTTTTTTGGGGTCAACCTGCCGGAGCTCCTTGCGAAAAATGACGATTGGTTCGTCGTCTTCCAATGGCTGCACAAAGTGCTCGCCTACAGCCTGCTCGGACTGATTCTGTTGCATGTCGTGGGCGCTCTGAAACACCGGTTTTTCGACCGGGACCCTCGAAACGACGTCCTGCGCCGCATGCTGTGACTTGATGAGGCGTGGGCGGAAGACGTCAACGCCTTTAAAATCCTCCGGCAAAGCGAGTGGCTTGCCGAATACTGATCTTGCCCGTATTGCCAAGCTGGGCATATCCACGGCTGGGGTAAAGACGTTGGCGTGCAGCGTTATCGCTGCATGAGCTGCCGCAGGACATTCAACGCAGCGACGGGAACACCGCTGGCCCACCTCAAGCGCAGCGATGCTTGGCTGGTCTACGTACAAGCGATGGTCAATGGTCTCAGCGTACGTAAGGCTGCTCAGGAGTCTGGAGTGGATCGCACTACCTCATTCCGCTGGCGCCACCGGATGTTGGCGCTTCCAGCCAGCGAAAACGATACCGAACTTGAGAATATCGTCGAGGCTGACGAGACCTACTTCCTGGAGTCCTTCAAAGGTCAGCGCGAGCTGCCACGCCACGCCCGAGATCGTGGCGGATGCGCCAAAAAACGCGGCCTGTCTGTCGAGCAAATCCCAGTGCTGGTCGTCCAGGAACGGCAGGCACGCATTAGGCTGTTGTCCTTCCTAAGGTTGATAAACAGACGCTGGGGAGCCTGCTGCCGCAATTGCTGACCCCTGAGTCGGTGCTATGCACCGAGGGTGCTGGCGTATCTCGCGCAGTTGCCAAGGCAGAAGCAATCGCGCATGAGCCGTTGAATCTGGCGCAGGGTACGCGGGTCCGGCAACGCGTCTTGCATATCCAGCATGTGAACGCCGACGACTCGCGCTTGAAGCAGTGGATGCGCCGCTTCAATGGCGTAGCCACCCGCTATTTACCCCATTACTTGGACTGGCGGCGATTACTGGAGCGTGCCGGCAAAGATCGCAGTGCTGAGAGGTTGTGAAAAAACTCTCGCCTACTGCGACCGCCTCCAGGCGCCCGCTGCTGACGTTGCGTTACGTGAAAAGCAGGGTCATTTAGCTCACTAAACTCCCCTACTTTTCACGCAGCGCGCCTTGCCGCGAATGACTGGAGACGCTCTCGCTACGGCGCTCGATATTTTCACAACCTTTGAGGCCTGGCTCCGGCATGCCATGGGATAGCCCACGGCGAACGCGAACAGAGCCTATCTAGAACAACCGGCTGTTGTAGATTTTGCTACCAATTCATGCCGGTTCGGCCACACCCACGTTGTCGGCCAGTGACAGGTCACTGGCGCCCCCATAGGATTGGTTAGCTCAATGCTCAGCTTCCCCGAACGGGGTTGGACGTGATGGTCGAAAGCAGCGGTATCAGCTCTGATGCGGATGTTCTGCTTAATTTTCGCTCACTTCAGACGATACTCAGGCACATGTACTTTTGCTCAATGTAGTCGTCGATGCCGTAGTGCGAGCCTTCTCGGCCGAGACCGGATTGCTTGATGCCGCCGAAGGGGGCCACCTCGGTGGAGATCAGGCCCTCGTTGACGCCGACCATGCCGTATTCCAGCGCCTCGCTGACGCGCCAGGCGCGGCCGAGATTCTGCGTGTAGAGATAGGACGCCAGGCCGAATTCGGTGTCGTTGGCCATGGCGATGGCTTGGGCTTCAGTCTCGAAGCGAAAGATCGGCGCCAGCGGGCCGAAGGTCTCGTCGCGGGCCACCAGCATATCGGCGCGAACATCGCCCAGCACGGTTGGCTCGAAGAAGCTGCCGCCGAGCGCATGGGGTTTGCCGCCGCTGAGCAAGCGCGCGCCTTTGTCCAGCGCATCGGCGATGTGTTGCTGGATCTTTTCCACGGCCTTGGCATTGATCAGCGGACCCTGTTGCGCGCCATCTTCAGTGGCCGGGGCTACCTTGAGCGCTTCGACGGCAGCGACCAGGCGGCGCGTGAATTCGTCGTAGACGCCGTTCTGCACCAGAAAGCGATTGGTGCAGACGCAAGTCTGTCCGCTGTTGCGGAATTTCGAGCCGATTGCGCCTTGCACTGCGGCGTCCAGGTCGGCG
This genomic interval carries:
- a CDS encoding NAD-dependent succinate-semialdehyde dehydrogenase, encoding AEEAKRVYGDVIPHDKQGRRLLVIKQPIGVVAAITPWNFPNAMITRKVGPALAAGCTVVLKPASETPLSALALAVLGERAGIPAGVFNVVPGNNSRAIGGELTGNPKVRKLSFTGSTGIGKLLMAQCAESIKKVSLELGGNAPFIVFDDADLDAAVQGAIGSKFRNSGQTCVCTNRFLVQNGVYDEFTRRLVAAVEALKVAPATEDGAQQGPLINAKAVEKIQQHIADALDKGARLLSGGKPHALGGSFFEPTVLGDVRADMLVARDETFGPLAPIFRFETEAQAIAMANDTEFGLASYLYTQNLGRAWRVSEALEYGMVGVNEGLISTEVAPFGGIKQSGLGREGSHYGIDDYIEQKYMCLSIV
- a CDS encoding cytochrome b; the encoded protein is MNPINQQKTDRYPTSLRMLHWVRAVLIAGLLWAGWHMTGLDDEVASKYELYYPWHKCFGLLVFLVVLTQIALRFRTPGLPQPLETLASHERFLSRLTQRVMYALVVIVPLMGYSMSSTYTMSDGVFFFGVNLPELLAKNDDWFVVFQWLHKVLAYSLLGLILLHVVGALKHRFFDRDPRNDVLRRML
- a CDS encoding aldehyde dehydrogenase family protein — translated: GSSAQGTAEDVDRAVAAAHRQLEGGAWSQLDGAQRGQLLSKLADLVERDTELLADMDANAIGRSPIEPRRMDLPNAIANLRAAAGWANQLEGRTIPTGGYFGTRTLSYTVREPVGVVGAIVPWNSPLMITVWKLAALLAAGCTVVIKPSEETPQSALHLAVLAQEAGFPDGVINVVTGYGNEVGRALCEHPLVAKISFTGSPEAGREIQRTAGVLFKRVALELGGKSPQIVFDDASFEDALRGCALGLFANQGQVCAAGSRILVHRSIADRFGAALADAAQAVNVGDPRQPGIQMGPVAKKAQFDRVNRYIQLGIDQGASLLAGGVSTPERGWFVRPTIFTNANNTMAIAQDEIFGPVGTLIMFDSEEEAIALANDSSYGLAATVWTTDLVRAHRVAAAVKAGAVGINCWSPLDANLPWGGVKTSGIGREGGFAGAVAYTEEKVITVLLPT